TCGGGGCGGAGTTGAGGACTGTTTCCGCATTGCAGGGGAGAAGGGCGCAAAGCTTTGCACACTTTTTGCAGTGATCATGGTGATGGGCTACAGCACAGATAGAGAGACGAATCGCTCTCGATAGGCCGTGCAGATGCCGATATTTACAACGATGCGGCAGTACGGGAAGCGTTTGGCATATCCCGTGCACTGTTTCGACGGCATGAACACAGTAACTCTTTCCACCCACGCCCATCAGGCGGAGCGTCAACTCGACAAGCTCCAAGTGAAGACCGCGAAGGTCGGTGTCATTGGCCTTGGATATGTCGGTCTGCCTCTGTCTCTTCTTCTGTCAGAAGCTGGCTTCACAGTGCAGGGCTTCGACATCGATGCCCGCAAGGTGGACCAGCTTGAGCAGGGGAAGAGTTACATTTTCCGAATCCCTTCCACTGAAATCGAGATGGCCCGCGAACAGGGCTTCCGCGCGACATGCGACTTCTCAAAGATCAGTGACCAGGACGCAGTCATCCTGTGCGTGCCAACTCCGCTGACGGAGCATCGCGACCCGGACCTGTCCTTCATTCAGAAGACGGCTGAATCTCTCGCACCCTGGCTTCGCCGTGGTCAGCTGGTTGTGCTTGAGAGCACAACCTATCCGGGAACAACCGAAGAGGTCCTTATCCCCATCCTTAACAAAGGCTGCCCAGAGGGATTGCAGGCCTTTGAAGAAGGCATGGACCCGGACGGCGACGTTTTCTACGTCGCGTTTTCTCCGGAGCGCGAAGATCCCGGTAACAATACCGTGGCGCGCCGCGACATTCCGAAGGTGATCGGCGGACACGGTGCCATTGCCGGCAAGCTTGCCGGCGCGTTGTACGGCAACATCTTTGGCCGCACCGTGGCCGTTTCCTCGACGCAGGCGGCAGAGATGACCAAGCTGCTTGAAAACATTTACCGCTGCGTCAACATCGCGCTGGTAAACGAACTCAAGATGCTTTCTATCCGGATGGGAATCGACATCTGGGAGGTCATCAATGCCGCCGCGACCAAGCCATTCGGTTTCCAGCCGTTCTATCCCGGCCCCGGACTGGGTGGCCATTGCATCCCGATCGATCCGTTTTACCTGAGCTGGAAGGCTCGCGAGTGGAACTTCCACACGCGCTTTATTGAGCTGGCCGGCGAGATTAATGAGGGCATGCCGCGTTACGTGGTGCAGTCCATCTCTGAAGCGCTGAACGCGCACCGAAAGTCGATGAACGGTTCGAAGATCCTGGTCCTCGGCCTCGCCTACAAAAAGGATATCGATGACCTGCGCGAGTCTCCCTCGCTTGAAATTATCGAAATGTTGCAGGAAGAGAAGGCGACCGTGGACTACAACGATCCGTACTTCGCCACGGTTGGCCGGGGCCGCCACTATGACCTGGGCATGACCTGCACTCCGCTGGAGCGTGTGTCGGAGTATGACTGCGTCGTAATCGCGACGGATCACTCCGACTACGACTACGAAGCGATTGTTCGCGATGCCCAACTGGTCGTGGATACGCGCAACGCAACAAGCGGCATCCTCTCCTCCAAGATCGTCCGCTGCTAACAATGAAGGTCAGCCAGAGAAAGGAAGAACGAATGGCGGTTCCACGGCACACTCCCACCCGTCCTCGCGTTGCTGTAGTGATTCCCGTTTGCAACGAGCAGGAGGCATTGCAGGTTCTCAGGATCAGGCTGGCCGAACTACAGCGCGGTCTTCAGGATCGCTACAGCCCTTTCTATCTTTTTGTCGATGACGGAAGTACGGACCGTACCGCGGCTTTGCTGCCGCGGACGGTACCGGAGGGTGCACCCTACAAGATTATTGCTCACGGAGAAAACCGGGGCATCGGAGCTGCTTTCCAGTCAGGCTTCCAGGCGGCTGCTAGCGCTGACGTCGTCTGTACCCTGGATGCGGACTGCAGCTATCGCGCAGAACACCTCGTGCAGATGGTCCATCTGATTGCCGAAAGTAAGGCAGATGTCGTTGTTGCATCGCCGTACCATCCGCATGGAGCAGTGGAAGGCGTGCCGTCATGGCGGCTTGCTCTCAGCCGCAACTGCTCCCTGCTTTATCGCCTGGTGTCACCGGTCAAGCTTTATACCTACACCAGCATGTTCCGGGCATATCGAGGGTCTTTTATCCGCCGTGCGCAGTTTCGCAGCAGCGGATTTGTTTCGACGGTCGAGATCCTGATGAGCGCATCGCATCTCGGTTACCGGATCCACGAGGTTCCGATGACGCTGCACCGCCGTGTTGCAGGCTGCAGCAAGATGCGCGTCCTCCGTACGATCCGTGAGCACCTGCGGCTGCTGAGCGACTGCCTCTTTGCCAAGAACAATGGGTACCCCTCTTTTTGTCACCTCCTTGGAGCCCAGCCAGAAAAAGAAGAAAGCAACAACATCGAGAGGTTCATGAAATTTGTTGGAAGTCGTTAGTTTACGCACGTCCAGTTCGCGTTTGCGAACTGGAGAAACTGAAGGATATATGAGCTCGGAATTTATTGCGTCAGAGAACGCTCTTCTGCTGGAGCAGGAGAGAAACCGACGTTACCCCAATGTACATTTTGGCCGGAATGTTGTGGTCGGCCAACATGTCAACATTGGCGAAGGTACGGTGATCGGCAACCATGTTGTGCTGCACGACAACGCGTCCATTGGGAAAGATGTACGCATTGATGATGGTGTGATTATCGGCAAGAAACCCATGAAGTCGAAAGCCAGTGCTATGACCGGGACGAAAGATCACGGTCCTGCGTTTCTCGGCAACGGGTGCCTGGTCGGCAGCAACTCCATCATCTACACAGGAGCGGTTATTGAAGACGGAGTACTGATCGCCGACTTTGCCAGTGTCCGCGAGGAGACCAGAATTGGCGAGCTTACGATCATCGGCCGGGGAGTGGCCATTGAGAACCAGGTAAGCATCGGCCGGTGTTGCAAGATCGAAACCGGCGCCTACATCACGGCGAAGTCCACCATCGGCGATCAGTGCTTCGTCGCTCCTGAAGTGACCTTTACCAATGACAACTTTGTTGGCCGCACCCAGGAACGCTTCAAGCACTTTGGTGGCGTGACGATGCAGAAAGGTGCACGGGTCGCTGCAAACTCCACTGTGTTACCAGGAATCCTCATCGGCGAAGACGCTCTTGTTGCCGCCGGTTCCATCGTGACGCGCGACGTTCCCGCGCGCATGGTTGTGATGGGTTCGCCGGCACGTGTCATTCGTCCAGTCGATCTGGAACAGCTGTTGCCATATGACGGCGAGAAAAACTCAGGAGAGTCGCAGTGAAGGTTCTTTCAGTTGGTGGTACCAGGCCCCAGTTCGTCAAGATGGCAGTGCTTGTCAAAGCAATTGATGAGTACAACCGTCTGCATCCCGGTTCGATTGAACATCGCCTCATCCATACGGGGCAGCATAGCGACCCGATGATGTCGGCTGTCTTCTTTGAAGAGCT
Above is a genomic segment from Terriglobus tenax containing:
- a CDS encoding glycosyltransferase gives rise to the protein MKVSQRKEERMAVPRHTPTRPRVAVVIPVCNEQEALQVLRIRLAELQRGLQDRYSPFYLFVDDGSTDRTAALLPRTVPEGAPYKIIAHGENRGIGAAFQSGFQAAASADVVCTLDADCSYRAEHLVQMVHLIAESKADVVVASPYHPHGAVEGVPSWRLALSRNCSLLYRLVSPVKLYTYTSMFRAYRGSFIRRAQFRSSGFVSTVEILMSASHLGYRIHEVPMTLHRRVAGCSKMRVLRTIREHLRLLSDCLFAKNNGYPSFCHLLGAQPEKEESNNIERFMKFVGSR
- a CDS encoding N-acetyltransferase, whose amino-acid sequence is MSSEFIASENALLLEQERNRRYPNVHFGRNVVVGQHVNIGEGTVIGNHVVLHDNASIGKDVRIDDGVIIGKKPMKSKASAMTGTKDHGPAFLGNGCLVGSNSIIYTGAVIEDGVLIADFASVREETRIGELTIIGRGVAIENQVSIGRCCKIETGAYITAKSTIGDQCFVAPEVTFTNDNFVGRTQERFKHFGGVTMQKGARVAANSTVLPGILIGEDALVAAGSIVTRDVPARMVVMGSPARVIRPVDLEQLLPYDGEKNSGESQ
- a CDS encoding nucleotide sugar dehydrogenase: MNTVTLSTHAHQAERQLDKLQVKTAKVGVIGLGYVGLPLSLLLSEAGFTVQGFDIDARKVDQLEQGKSYIFRIPSTEIEMAREQGFRATCDFSKISDQDAVILCVPTPLTEHRDPDLSFIQKTAESLAPWLRRGQLVVLESTTYPGTTEEVLIPILNKGCPEGLQAFEEGMDPDGDVFYVAFSPEREDPGNNTVARRDIPKVIGGHGAIAGKLAGALYGNIFGRTVAVSSTQAAEMTKLLENIYRCVNIALVNELKMLSIRMGIDIWEVINAAATKPFGFQPFYPGPGLGGHCIPIDPFYLSWKAREWNFHTRFIELAGEINEGMPRYVVQSISEALNAHRKSMNGSKILVLGLAYKKDIDDLRESPSLEIIEMLQEEKATVDYNDPYFATVGRGRHYDLGMTCTPLERVSEYDCVVIATDHSDYDYEAIVRDAQLVVDTRNATSGILSSKIVRC